From Streptomyces griseorubiginosus, one genomic window encodes:
- the ddaH gene encoding dimethylargininase, with the protein MPDSRVPRRRRFLVCEPRHFAVQYAINPWMHPDTHVDVDLAQEQWRTLISAYEAHGHSVDAVEPVPGLPDMVFAANSAVVVGGRVFGSLFHAPERRPESTHYDLWFKTAGYEVQRPLSVCEGEGDLVWTGRYVLAGTGFRTTREAHREVQEFFGHPVISLTLVDPHFYHLDTALFVLDDDNIAYYPEAFSPGSREVLARLYPDAVLATRDDAMAFGLNSVSDGRHVFIAPQAEALALRLDAHGYVPVPVDLSELHKAGGGIKCCTQEIRS; encoded by the coding sequence GTGCCCGACTCCCGTGTGCCGCGCCGGCGGCGATTCCTGGTCTGCGAACCCAGACACTTCGCCGTGCAGTACGCGATCAATCCCTGGATGCATCCCGACACCCACGTCGACGTGGACCTGGCGCAGGAGCAGTGGCGGACGCTGATCAGCGCCTACGAGGCCCATGGCCACAGCGTCGACGCGGTGGAGCCGGTCCCCGGTCTCCCGGACATGGTCTTCGCCGCGAACTCGGCGGTCGTCGTCGGCGGCCGCGTCTTCGGCTCCCTCTTCCACGCGCCCGAGCGGCGCCCCGAGTCCACGCACTACGACCTGTGGTTCAAGACCGCGGGCTACGAGGTCCAGCGCCCCCTGTCGGTCTGCGAGGGCGAGGGCGACCTCGTCTGGACGGGCCGGTACGTGCTGGCCGGGACCGGGTTCCGGACCACCCGCGAGGCGCATCGCGAGGTGCAGGAGTTCTTCGGCCACCCGGTGATCAGCCTGACCCTGGTGGACCCGCACTTCTACCACCTGGACACGGCGCTCTTCGTCCTGGACGACGACAACATCGCGTACTACCCGGAGGCCTTTTCGCCGGGCAGCCGCGAGGTACTCGCACGGCTGTACCCGGACGCGGTCCTCGCGACCCGCGACGACGCGATGGCGTTCGGCCTGAACTCCGTCTCCGACGGCCGTCATGTCTTCATCGCCCCGCAGGCCGAGGCCCTCGCCCTGCGCCTCGACGCCCACGGCTATGTCCCCGTCCCCGTCGACCTCTCCGAGCTCCACAAGGCCGGCGGCGGCATCAAGTGCTGCACCCAGGAGATCCGCTCATGA